Proteins found in one Ptychodera flava strain L36383 chromosome 16, AS_Pfla_20210202, whole genome shotgun sequence genomic segment:
- the LOC139114428 gene encoding aminopeptidase B-like isoform X3 produces the protein MEGSTGSSKGKGLHSEGVVDVATASNYRDFRVKHFHLDLDVRFDSQTIVASVVKDVEVLKPCEAVILDVHESLTIDKITKKPSGESLKFEVKDFTEYGKALHISLKCREGEKFQLEIKYTASDRGPGVCWLKPVQTAGKKLPYVYTQGQAVLNRSFFPCIDTPSVKSTYSASVKVPDGFTAVMSANEWEKGEQSNVFKFNMTVPIPAYLVAMAVGDLVSAEIGPRSRVWTEPSKLEAAKAEFEGVVEEFICTGEKLFGPYVWGRYDLLVMPPSFPFGGMENPCLTFVTPCVVVGDKSLTDVVMHEIAHSWFGNLVTNATWSDFWLNEGFTMYAQRRICTEVEAFGEAYTCLEAATGQALLREQMDNSGEDHPLNRLRVVIEPGVDPDDTYNETPYEKGYCFCCFLQSQIGSYEKFDEFLKAYVERYKFKSIVAEDLFDFFFEYFPDFKDKKDELNFEGWLHNAGWPSYVPDLSAGDSLTKPAEKLAAVWAGEDVEDSQNVSKDISNWKTYQVLHFLDKLLEKSELPMEDLSSFYPDISHSKNAEIQLRWSKITLKNDHQPDFPQVKEFLESQGKQKYTVPVYQCMQKGSPAAQKLANEVFAATRDQLHVNVENRVAKILGL, from the exons ATGGAAGGTTCTACGGGCAGCAGTAAGGGGAAAGGTTTGCACTCAGAGGGAGTGGTCGACGTCGCCACTGCTTCCAACTACCGAGATTTCAGAGTGAAGCATTTTCACCTGGATCTGGACGTGCGCTTTGATTCACAGACCATTGTTGCTTCCGTAGTGAAAGATGTTGAAGTTTTGAAGCCTTGCGAGGCAG TAATTCTGGATGTCCATGAATCTCTTACCATTGACAAGATAACAAAGAAGCCAAGCGGAGAGTCTCTCAAATTTGAAGTGAAAGATTTCACAGAGTATGGCAAAGCTCTTCACATTTCCTTGAAATGCCGAGAGGGGGAAAAGTTCCAGCTGGAGATCAAGTACACTGCCAGTGACAGAGGACCCGGTGTGTGCTGGCTTAAACCTGTGCAGACAGCCG GTAAAAAGCTGCCCTATGTGTACACCCAAGGCCAGGCAGTGTTGAACCGTTCATTCTTTCCTTGTATAGACACCCCGTCAGTGAAATCCACATACTCTGCATCTGTGAAG GTGCCTGATGGGTTCACAGCTGTGATGAGTGCCAATGAGTGGGAGAAAGGAGAGCAGTCCAacgttttcaagttcaacatgaCCGTACCCATACCAGCATACCTAGTTGCCATGGCAGTGGGTGATCTTGTGTCAGCTGAGATTGGACCGAGGAGCCGAGTTTGGACAGAGCCTTCGAAACTG GAGGCCGCCAAGGCAGAGTTTGAAGGAGTTGTGGAAGAGTTCATTTGTACTGGTGAGAAACTATTCGGCCCCTATGTGTGGGGTAGGTACGACCTCCTTGTCATGCCACCCTCTTTCCCCTTTGGTGGAATGGAAAATCCCTGCTTGACCTTTGTGACCCCATGCGTTGTTGTCGGAGACAAGTCGCTGACTGATGTTGTTATGCATGAAATT GCTCACAGCTGGTTTGGTAATTTGGTGACCAACGCCACCTGGAGTGATTTCTGGCTGAACGAGGGGTTCACCATGTACGCCCAGCGCCGCATCTGCACTGAAGTGGAGGCATTCGGTGAAGCGTACACGTGCTTGGAGGCCGCCACTGGACAGGCGTTGCTACGGGAACAGATGGACAATAGTGGAGAG GACCATCCACTGAATAGATTGAGGGTTGTTATTGAGCCTGGTGTCGATCCTGACGATACGTACAATGAGACTCCGTATGAGAAGGGCTACTGTTTCTGCTGCTTTCTGCAAAGCCAGATTGGCAGCTACGAGAAGTTTGATGAGTTTCTGAAGGCCTATGTTGAGAGGTACAAGTTCAAG AGTATCGTCGCAGAGGATCTGTTTGACTTTTTCTTTGAATATTTCCCGGatttcaaagacaaaaa AGATGAATTGAACTTTGAAGGATGGCTGCACAACGCCGGATGGCCTTCTTATGTTCCTGATTTGTCAGCGGGAGATTCTTTGACCAAACCAGCGGAGAAGCTGGCAGCCGTGTGGGCAGGGGAAGATGTTGAG GACTCACAGAATGTGTCCAAGGATATTTCTAACTGGAAGACGTACCAGGTGTTGCATTTCCTTGATAAGCTGTTGGAGAAATCTGAACTACCAATGGAGGATCTCAGCAGCTTTTACCCTGATATTTCACATTCTAAGAATGCTGAG ATTCAACTGCGATGGTCCAAGATCACGCTGAAGAACGACCACCAGCCTGACTTTCCTCAAGTCAAGGAGTTTCTTGAAAGTCAAG GCAAACAGAAGTACACTGTTCCGGTATACCAGTGCATGCAGAAAGGCTCCCCAGCTGCACAGAAACTGGCCAATGAAGTGTTCGCAGCCACTAGAGACCAGCTTCATGTGAACGTTGAAAACAGAGTGGCCAAGATATTGGGACTATAA